Proteins encoded together in one Lysinibacillus sp. FSL K6-0232 window:
- the dusB gene encoding tRNA dihydrouridine synthase DusB encodes MSQTTEKPFQIGDIVMDNRVVLAPMAGICNSAFRLTVKEFGAGLVYAEMISDKGIVQKNEKTLGMLYIDERENPLSLQIFGGDKETLVEAAKYVDENTTANIIDINMGCPVNKIIKCEAGARLLLDPNKVYEMVAAVVDAVKKPVSVKMRIGWDDEHIFAIENAQAVERAGASAVAVHGRTRVQMYEGKANWDIIRQVKENVNIPVLGNGDVETPQDAKRMLDTTGVDAVMIGRAALGNPWMIYRTVQYLATGELKEEPSVREKIDVCLLHFERLIQLKGEGIAVREMRKHASWYLKGIRGNGKARKAINQTETAVELRALLNGLVQDYEELDLPEATQLII; translated from the coding sequence TTGAGTCAAACAACTGAGAAGCCGTTTCAAATTGGCGATATTGTGATGGACAACCGTGTAGTATTAGCGCCAATGGCTGGCATTTGTAACTCTGCTTTCCGTTTAACGGTAAAAGAGTTTGGAGCAGGGCTTGTATATGCTGAAATGATAAGTGACAAGGGTATTGTTCAAAAAAATGAAAAAACACTAGGTATGCTGTATATTGATGAGCGTGAAAATCCTTTATCACTACAAATTTTTGGTGGGGATAAAGAAACATTAGTAGAAGCGGCAAAGTATGTAGACGAAAATACAACCGCTAATATTATTGATATTAATATGGGATGCCCTGTTAATAAAATTATTAAATGTGAAGCAGGTGCGCGCCTGCTGCTTGATCCAAATAAAGTTTATGAAATGGTAGCGGCTGTTGTGGACGCTGTTAAAAAGCCTGTTAGTGTCAAAATGCGCATTGGCTGGGATGACGAGCATATTTTTGCTATTGAGAATGCCCAAGCTGTTGAACGTGCGGGTGCATCAGCAGTAGCTGTCCATGGTCGTACACGTGTACAAATGTATGAAGGCAAAGCAAATTGGGATATTATTCGTCAGGTTAAGGAAAATGTAAATATCCCAGTGCTCGGCAATGGTGATGTAGAAACACCACAGGATGCTAAACGCATGCTTGATACAACTGGTGTAGATGCGGTTATGATTGGTCGTGCTGCATTAGGTAATCCATGGATGATTTATCGTACGGTGCAATATTTAGCAACAGGAGAGCTAAAAGAAGAACCGAGCGTACGTGAAAAAATTGACGTGTGTTTATTGCATTTTGAACGCCTTATCCAACTAAAGGGAGAGGGCATCGCAGTACGTGAAATGCGCAAACATGCATCGTGGTATTTAAAAGGGATTCGCGGTAATGGTAAAGCACGTAAAGCGATTAACCAAACAGAAACGGCGGTAGAGCTTCGTGCCCTATTAAATGGACTTGTGCAGGACTATGAAGAGCTTGACTTGCCAGAAGCAACGCAATTAATTATATAA
- the folK gene encoding 2-amino-4-hydroxy-6-hydroxymethyldihydropteridine diphosphokinase, producing MKDVYLSIGTNMGDRYDNLQQAIALLKQEKAIELVRISSVYETAAVGYTDQADFLNIAVHLKTNKSSAEMLQLCQSIEQELGRVREFRWGPRIIDLDILLYNHENIETESLIVPHPRMYERAFVLVPLVEITPTPLGKQLQQAHHELQQLDCEREGVALWKDCNKPLTVN from the coding sequence ATGAAGGATGTTTATTTATCGATTGGCACAAATATGGGGGATAGGTACGATAACCTCCAACAAGCGATAGCACTTTTAAAACAAGAAAAAGCTATAGAGCTTGTGCGTATTTCTTCGGTTTATGAAACGGCTGCTGTTGGTTATACAGACCAAGCGGATTTTTTAAATATTGCTGTCCATTTAAAAACAAATAAATCCTCTGCTGAAATGCTCCAGCTATGTCAGTCTATTGAGCAAGAGCTAGGACGTGTACGGGAGTTTCGCTGGGGGCCACGAATCATTGACCTTGACATTTTGCTTTACAATCACGAGAATATTGAAACTGAGAGCTTAATTGTTCCACATCCAAGAATGTATGAGCGAGCATTTGTTTTAGTGCCACTAGTCGAAATCACGCCGACACCACTTGGCAAACAGCTCCAACAGGCGCATCATGAGTTACAGCAACTGGATTGTGAGCGTGAAGGTGTGGCTTTGTGGAAGGATTGCAATAAGCCTCTAACAGTAAATTAA
- a CDS encoding type I restriction-modification system subunit M: protein MTQLTLQELESHLWKSADILRGSVDSGDFKNYIFGLLFLKRLNDVFEEHRAAIMAEHGEEIGALLVDDQDQYQFYVPEAARWTVIRSKAENIGSAINVAFEALENENKTLEGVLTPIDFNRKEVLTDDVLQRLLQHFELLDLRNESLSEPDMLGRAYEYLIKMFADDAGKKGGEFYTPSKVVELIVKLIKPEEGMRVYDPTCGSGGMLIQAVDYVKATGGNPQSLSLFGQEKNLNTWSIAKMNLLLHDLPDHKIVKGDTIRSPKLVEDGEIMLFDRVIANPPFSLKEWGREEAEHDAYGRFQYGLPPKNAGDFAFIQHMIASLKGNGKAGVVMPHGVLFRGGAEGKIRQGLLESDLFEAVIGLPSNLFYGTGIPASVLIFNRDKDEKRKGNVLFIAAEGEFQEGKNQNTLRDEDVAKIVATYDAYEDIEKYARVVPLEEIKNNDYNLNITRYIDKSEEEEQVDIAAVLQDLQAIEAKRNDTKAKLNGYLRELGVGEI, encoded by the coding sequence ATGACTCAATTAACATTACAGGAACTAGAATCACACCTATGGAAGTCAGCGGATATTTTACGTGGCTCGGTGGATTCTGGGGATTTTAAAAATTACATATTCGGTTTACTGTTTTTAAAGCGTTTAAATGACGTGTTTGAGGAGCATCGTGCAGCGATAATGGCAGAGCATGGTGAGGAGATTGGGGCGTTATTAGTAGACGACCAAGACCAATATCAATTTTACGTACCAGAAGCTGCGCGTTGGACTGTCATTCGCTCGAAGGCAGAGAATATCGGTTCAGCGATTAACGTGGCATTTGAGGCGCTTGAGAACGAAAATAAGACGCTTGAAGGGGTTTTAACACCGATTGACTTCAACCGTAAAGAAGTGCTGACAGACGACGTGCTACAACGCTTATTACAGCACTTTGAATTATTAGACTTACGTAATGAAAGTTTATCAGAACCAGATATGCTAGGACGTGCTTACGAGTATTTAATTAAAATGTTTGCCGATGATGCTGGTAAGAAAGGTGGCGAATTCTATACACCGTCAAAAGTGGTTGAGCTTATCGTCAAATTAATTAAGCCAGAGGAAGGTATGCGCGTGTACGACCCAACGTGTGGTTCGGGCGGGATGCTCATTCAAGCGGTCGATTACGTAAAGGCTACAGGTGGCAATCCACAATCATTATCGTTATTCGGTCAAGAGAAGAACCTTAATACATGGTCGATTGCGAAAATGAATTTATTACTGCATGACTTACCTGACCATAAAATTGTCAAAGGCGATACAATTCGTTCACCGAAGCTTGTAGAAGATGGTGAAATTATGCTATTTGACCGCGTAATTGCCAATCCACCGTTTTCATTAAAAGAATGGGGACGTGAGGAAGCTGAGCATGATGCATACGGACGCTTCCAATACGGCTTACCACCGAAAAATGCAGGTGACTTTGCGTTTATTCAGCATATGATTGCGTCACTTAAAGGTAACGGTAAAGCTGGTGTTGTTATGCCGCATGGTGTGCTATTCCGCGGTGGTGCAGAGGGCAAAATTCGTCAAGGCTTACTAGAATCGGATTTATTCGAGGCAGTTATTGGTTTACCATCGAACCTATTTTACGGCACAGGCATTCCAGCGAGCGTGCTTATTTTCAATCGTGATAAAGACGAAAAGCGTAAAGGCAATGTGCTATTTATCGCAGCAGAGGGTGAATTCCAAGAAGGTAAAAATCAAAATACGTTACGTGATGAGGATGTTGCGAAAATCGTTGCAACGTATGATGCATATGAAGATATTGAAAAATACGCACGTGTTGTGCCGTTAGAGGAAATCAAAAATAATGACTACAACTTAAACATCACACGCTACATTGATAAGTCAGAGGAAGAAGAACAAGTGGATATTGCAGCAGTTCTGCAAGACCTCCAAGCAATCGAAGCTAAACGTAACGACACGAAAGCGAAGTTAAATGGTTACTTACGTGAACTTGGGGTAGGTGAGATTTGA
- the folP gene encoding dihydropteroate synthase — MLEKYTTPLTINGITLDYTKETFVMGILNVTPDSFSDGGKYNSVEAAVTQAKKMVAEGAKVIDVGGESTRPGYERISDEDEIARVEPVIQALVKEVPAIISIDTYKANVARAAIKAGAHIINDIWGAKAEPEIAQVAADLQVPIILMHNRDNMEYGTDFWATAKADLEKSIAIAHQAGVPDAHIILDPGIGFAKNTIHNITMMQHLADLAAMGYPVLLATSRKSMIGNVLNLPVEERLEGTTATVVYGIDKGCHMIRVHDVKEMARAAHMADILVGKRLFKEEA; from the coding sequence ATGCTTGAAAAATATACAACACCATTAACAATTAATGGTATTACATTAGATTACACAAAAGAAACATTTGTGATGGGAATTTTAAATGTTACACCAGACTCGTTCTCAGATGGAGGAAAGTACAACAGTGTAGAAGCGGCGGTTACCCAAGCAAAAAAAATGGTGGCTGAGGGGGCTAAAGTTATTGATGTCGGTGGTGAATCTACACGCCCAGGCTACGAACGAATTTCAGATGAGGATGAAATTGCACGCGTTGAGCCTGTTATTCAAGCATTAGTGAAGGAAGTACCTGCGATTATTTCCATTGATACGTATAAGGCGAATGTGGCACGTGCTGCTATTAAAGCGGGAGCACATATAATTAATGATATTTGGGGAGCAAAGGCTGAGCCTGAAATTGCTCAGGTCGCTGCTGATTTACAAGTTCCGATTATTTTAATGCATAATCGTGACAATATGGAGTATGGAACTGATTTTTGGGCAACAGCGAAGGCTGATTTAGAAAAAAGTATTGCGATTGCACATCAGGCAGGCGTCCCTGATGCACATATTATTTTAGACCCTGGTATTGGCTTTGCTAAAAATACCATACACAATATAACGATGATGCAGCACTTAGCTGATTTAGCAGCAATGGGCTATCCAGTGTTATTAGCAACATCACGTAAATCCATGATTGGCAATGTTTTAAACTTACCTGTTGAAGAGCGTCTTGAAGGCACTACTGCAACAGTGGTTTATGGAATTGATAAGGGCTGTCATATGATACGAGTTCATGATGTCAAGGAAATGGCACGAGCAGCACATATGGCTGACATATTAGTAGGGAAACGTTTGTTTAAGGAGGAAGCGTGA
- a CDS encoding restriction endonuclease subunit S: MGEVREGYKMTELGVVPSEWEVLTVDDIANKIVGGGTPSRENESFYNGDIPWVTVKDMKGSFYQEDAQEFITEAALKNSASNLIEPNNIIVATRIALGRGFINTKEVAINQDLKAIYLNDTKVKNEYFLYWYLQNAEFIKGLGSGSTVKGIRVEQLKSLQLPIPNIGEQQKIASILSTVDEQVDETEQLIVKTKELKKGLMQQLLTKGIGHTEFKQTELGEIPNEWEIKDLIDIGTFSKGKGIAKKDLSDKGMPCILYGQLYTKYKERIDKVTSYTEIEVKNPVIGMKNDLLIPSSGETAIDIATASALNVDNIYIGGDINLFTPFIEVDSNFLSLQINSTRKSELAKLAQGSSVYHLYSSSLENFSVVLPSLEEQQKIAQILSTVDEQIDIYEQEKVKYEELKKGLMQQLLTGQIRVKI, from the coding sequence ATGGGCGAAGTGCGTGAAGGGTATAAGATGACGGAGCTTGGGGTAGTGCCGAGTGAGTGGGAAGTACTCACTGTCGATGATATTGCGAATAAAATAGTTGGTGGAGGAACTCCTTCACGTGAAAATGAGAGTTTTTATAATGGAGATATTCCATGGGTAACAGTTAAAGACATGAAGGGTTCTTTTTATCAAGAAGATGCTCAAGAATTTATTACTGAAGCTGCCTTAAAAAACTCAGCATCTAATTTAATTGAACCTAATAATATAATTGTTGCAACACGTATTGCTTTAGGTAGAGGATTTATTAATACAAAAGAGGTAGCTATAAATCAAGATTTAAAAGCAATTTATTTAAATGATACTAAAGTAAAAAATGAGTATTTTTTATATTGGTATTTACAAAATGCTGAGTTTATTAAAGGGTTGGGGTCGGGTTCAACAGTAAAAGGAATTAGAGTAGAGCAGTTAAAGTCATTGCAATTACCAATCCCAAATATAGGAGAACAACAAAAAATCGCCTCAATCCTTTCAACCGTAGACGAGCAAGTTGATGAAACCGAGCAGTTGATTGTTAAAACAAAGGAATTGAAAAAAGGTTTAATGCAGCAATTGCTAACAAAAGGGATTGGGCATACGGAGTTTAAGCAGACAGAGCTTGGGGAGATACCGAATGAGTGGGAAATTAAGGATTTAATCGACATAGGAACCTTTTCAAAAGGTAAGGGTATTGCTAAAAAAGATTTGTCTGACAAGGGTATGCCATGTATTTTATATGGTCAATTGTACACAAAGTATAAAGAGCGTATTGATAAGGTGACTAGTTATACAGAAATTGAAGTGAAAAATCCTGTCATCGGAATGAAAAATGATTTATTGATTCCTTCTTCGGGAGAAACAGCTATTGATATTGCTACAGCTAGTGCATTAAACGTGGATAACATTTATATTGGTGGTGATATTAATTTATTCACACCATTTATTGAGGTAGATTCAAATTTCTTAAGTCTTCAAATTAATTCAACTAGAAAATCAGAATTAGCTAAATTAGCTCAAGGTTCATCAGTATATCATTTATATTCAAGCTCTTTAGAAAACTTTAGCGTAGTTTTACCGTCATTAGAAGAACAACAAAAAATCGCCCAAATCCTTTCAACAGTAGACGAACAAATCGATATCTACGAACAGGAAAAGGTTAAATACGAGGAGCTGAAAAAAGGTTTAATGCAGCAGCTTCTTACAGGTCAAATTCGCGTGAAAATCTAA
- the folB gene encoding dihydroneopterin aldolase: MDYIHLKDMQFYGYHGVLAAETTLGQRFRANVSLAVDMTKAGETDDLNYTVNYAEVYALCRDIVEGEPFKLIEALAVKVANTILTTYTDKVKGVRVELIKPDPPIHGYYKEVSVEVTRGEFS; this comes from the coding sequence ATGGATTATATTCATTTAAAGGATATGCAATTTTATGGCTATCATGGTGTATTAGCAGCAGAAACCACTCTTGGTCAGCGTTTTCGAGCTAATGTTTCATTGGCAGTAGACATGACAAAGGCTGGTGAAACAGATGATCTCAATTATACGGTAAATTATGCAGAGGTTTATGCGTTATGCCGAGATATTGTAGAGGGTGAACCTTTCAAGCTAATTGAGGCTCTTGCAGTAAAAGTAGCCAATACGATACTTACAACCTATACTGACAAAGTAAAGGGTGTACGAGTAGAGCTTATTAAGCCAGACCCGCCAATACATGGTTACTATAAAGAGGTGTCCGTTGAGGTAACGAGAGGTGAATTCTCATGA
- the lysS gene encoding lysine--tRNA ligase, translating to MKQVSNIEELNDQLLVRRQKMMNILENGQDPFGSRFERTHLSTEVLEQFADQTKEQLEENLQEVTIAGRIMTKRGKGKAGFAHIQDLGGQIQIYVRQDHVGEQAYELFKQADLGDIVGVRGNVFRTQVGELSVKAEEFTFLTKALRPMPEKFHGLQDVEQRYRQRYLDLMTNEDSKKTFIARSKIIRAIRNYLDNAGYLEVETPMLHTIAGGAAARPFITHHNALDMELYMRIAIELHLKRLIVGGLEKVYEIGRVFRNEGISTRHNPEFTMIELYEAYADYQDIMSLTENLIAYVAQEVLGTTVVQYGEDEINLTVGWKRVHMVDAVKEATGVDFWQPMTKEQAQALAKEHGVEIKDVHEVGHIINEFFEQKVEETLVQPTFVYGHPVEISPLAKKNPEDERFTDRFELFIVRREHANAFTELNDPIDQRQRFEAQLAEKEAGNDEAHEMDNDFIEALEYGMPPTGGLGIGIDRLIMLLTNSPSIRDVLLFPTMRHITKQ from the coding sequence GTGAAACAAGTGTCAAACATAGAAGAATTAAATGATCAGCTTTTGGTAAGACGTCAAAAAATGATGAATATATTAGAAAACGGACAAGACCCATTCGGTAGCCGTTTTGAACGCACACATTTATCAACAGAGGTGCTTGAGCAATTTGCTGATCAAACAAAAGAACAGCTAGAAGAAAATCTTCAAGAGGTTACTATTGCAGGTCGCATTATGACAAAGCGTGGTAAAGGAAAAGCAGGCTTTGCACATATTCAAGATTTAGGCGGTCAAATTCAAATTTACGTACGTCAAGACCATGTTGGCGAGCAAGCATATGAATTATTTAAACAAGCTGATTTAGGAGATATTGTAGGGGTACGTGGCAATGTATTCCGTACGCAAGTTGGGGAGCTTTCGGTAAAGGCTGAAGAATTCACTTTCCTTACAAAAGCGCTTCGTCCTATGCCAGAGAAATTCCATGGATTACAGGATGTTGAACAACGCTATCGTCAGCGCTACTTAGATTTAATGACAAATGAAGATAGCAAAAAAACATTTATTGCACGTTCTAAAATTATTCGCGCTATTCGTAACTATTTAGATAACGCTGGCTATTTAGAAGTAGAAACACCAATGCTTCATACAATTGCTGGTGGTGCTGCGGCTCGCCCGTTTATCACACATCATAATGCACTTGATATGGAGCTTTATATGCGTATTGCCATTGAACTGCATTTAAAACGTTTAATTGTGGGCGGCTTAGAAAAAGTATATGAAATCGGTCGTGTTTTCCGTAACGAAGGGATATCAACACGTCACAATCCTGAATTTACAATGATTGAGCTATATGAAGCTTATGCTGATTACCAAGATATTATGTCATTAACAGAAAACCTTATTGCATATGTTGCCCAAGAAGTTCTTGGTACAACTGTTGTTCAATATGGAGAAGATGAAATCAACCTTACTGTAGGCTGGAAACGTGTGCATATGGTAGACGCTGTTAAGGAAGCAACGGGTGTAGACTTCTGGCAGCCAATGACAAAAGAACAAGCTCAAGCACTTGCGAAGGAGCATGGTGTAGAGATTAAAGATGTTCATGAAGTAGGCCACATTATTAATGAATTCTTTGAACAAAAGGTTGAAGAAACACTTGTACAGCCTACGTTTGTCTATGGCCACCCAGTAGAAATCTCGCCTCTTGCAAAGAAAAACCCAGAGGACGAGCGTTTTACAGATCGTTTTGAGCTATTTATCGTACGTCGTGAGCACGCTAATGCCTTTACAGAATTAAATGACCCAATCGACCAACGTCAACGCTTTGAAGCACAACTAGCAGAAAAAGAAGCTGGTAATGATGAAGCGCATGAAATGGATAATGATTTCATTGAGGCGTTGGAGTACGGGATGCCGCCAACAGGTGGTTTAGGTATTGGAATTGACCGTTTAATCATGCTATTAACAAACTCACCATCAATTCGTGATGTACTATTATTCCCAACAATGCGTCACATTACAAAACAATAA
- a CDS encoding helix-turn-helix domain-containing protein has product MNILNASDQAFLQNNPEMAKFFLSKENVVATKLVAERLKVSKSIEEVATELNIAAETIIQIENGNFNDRNAFKKLVDFYQVTSDEIDFFLEKELHAV; this is encoded by the coding sequence ATGAATATTTTAAATGCTTCAGACCAAGCATTCCTTCAAAACAATCCTGAAATGGCTAAATTCTTTTTGTCGAAAGAAAATGTGGTAGCCACTAAGTTAGTTGCTGAAAGACTTAAAGTGTCTAAATCAATTGAGGAAGTAGCAACTGAGTTAAACATCGCTGCTGAAACGATTATACAGATTGAAAATGGTAATTTTAATGACCGAAATGCATTCAAAAAGCTAGTTGATTTTTATCAAGTGACATCGGATGAGATAGATTTTTTTCTTGAGAAAGAATTACATGCAGTTTAA
- a CDS encoding anthranilate synthase component I family protein: protein MSTLLTKTITMDAESFFYSYQQQTKNEQRHIFLESGRGGHLTIAAWNPLATAQSMEEGLCVKWRDGKSEVLAGEPLALLEQLVAEYQISYHAELPVFQGGAIGFVSYDYARKIERLPNTAKDDLQVPDIYFYLFDCWAVHDVKSNTVTLMKLDGCHVDLEEWANSWQAAAQAGLTTRKFEKTNAVEVVNDENELHVSFVGTDFEEAVTKIQEYIAQGDVFQVNLSVRQSKQLQATAMDVYEALRAFNPSPYMAYIEAPDFAVVSGSPELLVKRHGNELSTRPIAGTRPRGKFEAEDLALAQELIDNDKERAEHVMLVDLERNDLGRVSTYGTVEVDEFMVIERYSHVMHIVSNVRGEIAEGKTNADVIRAMFPGGTITGAPKIRTMEIIEELEPVRRGLYTGSIGWLGFTGDMEFNIVIRTAFIKDGVAHIQAGAGIVIDSIPAREYQESLNKAKAMWQAKAMAEERAK, encoded by the coding sequence TTGAGTACATTATTGACGAAAACAATAACAATGGATGCGGAATCATTTTTTTATAGTTATCAGCAACAAACGAAGAATGAGCAACGACATATATTTTTAGAAAGCGGCCGTGGTGGACATTTGACGATCGCTGCTTGGAATCCATTAGCTACTGCACAATCAATGGAAGAAGGGCTTTGTGTTAAATGGAGAGATGGCAAAAGTGAGGTTTTAGCAGGTGAGCCCCTTGCATTATTAGAGCAGCTTGTGGCAGAATATCAAATTTCTTATCATGCAGAGCTTCCTGTTTTTCAGGGAGGAGCCATTGGATTTGTTTCCTATGACTATGCTCGCAAAATCGAGCGACTTCCAAATACTGCAAAGGATGATTTACAAGTACCAGATATTTATTTTTATTTATTTGATTGCTGGGCAGTACATGATGTGAAATCCAATACTGTCACGCTGATGAAGCTAGACGGTTGCCATGTTGACCTAGAGGAGTGGGCGAATAGCTGGCAGGCTGCTGCACAAGCAGGGCTCACTACACGTAAATTTGAAAAAACAAATGCTGTTGAAGTGGTGAACGATGAAAATGAGCTACATGTTTCATTTGTAGGAACTGATTTTGAAGAGGCTGTCACAAAAATTCAAGAGTACATTGCACAGGGGGATGTATTCCAAGTAAATTTATCTGTTCGTCAATCAAAGCAATTACAAGCAACAGCAATGGATGTCTACGAGGCATTACGAGCCTTTAACCCATCACCATATATGGCTTATATTGAAGCGCCTGATTTTGCGGTTGTTTCTGGATCGCCAGAGTTATTGGTCAAGCGTCATGGCAATGAGCTATCAACAAGACCAATCGCAGGTACTCGACCAAGAGGGAAATTTGAAGCGGAAGATTTAGCCTTGGCACAAGAATTAATTGATAATGACAAAGAGCGTGCTGAGCATGTGATGCTGGTAGATTTAGAGCGCAATGATTTAGGACGAGTATCAACCTATGGAACTGTCGAGGTGGATGAGTTTATGGTCATTGAGCGTTATTCACATGTTATGCATATTGTTTCAAATGTACGAGGGGAAATAGCAGAAGGGAAAACAAATGCAGATGTGATTCGTGCAATGTTTCCAGGTGGCACAATTACAGGTGCACCAAAGATACGCACAATGGAAATTATTGAAGAACTGGAGCCTGTAAGACGTGGCTTATATACAGGTTCAATTGGCTGGCTGGGCTTTACAGGAGATATGGAGTTTAATATTGTGATTCGTACAGCGTTTATTAAGGATGGGGTAGCACATATTCAAGCTGGCGCGGGAATTGTCATTGATTCTATTCCAGCAAGAGAGTATCAGGAATCCTTAAATAAGGCGAAGGCAATGTGGCAGGCAAAGGCAATGGCGGAGGAGCGAGCAAAATGA
- the pabA gene encoding aminodeoxychorismate/anthranilate synthase component II translates to MILMIDNYDSFIYNIVQYLGEFGHEIVVKRNDTVTLEEIEKLAPDMIVISPGPCSPNEAGESLNIIKYFAGNIPILGVCLGHQALAQVFGGNVIRAEHLMHGKTSPVLHAEVGLHKGMPNPFQATRYHSLIVEKETLPACLEVTAWTEQGEIMGLRHKEYPIEGVQYHPESIMTEQGKKLLRQFIDLYVGEVK, encoded by the coding sequence ATGATTTTAATGATTGATAACTATGATTCATTTATTTATAACATTGTACAATATCTGGGCGAATTTGGTCATGAAATCGTTGTGAAACGCAATGATACAGTAACACTAGAAGAAATTGAGAAGCTGGCACCAGATATGATTGTGATTTCTCCGGGACCATGCAGTCCAAATGAGGCGGGCGAAAGTCTGAACATTATTAAATATTTCGCAGGAAATATTCCGATTTTAGGCGTTTGTCTTGGTCATCAAGCACTTGCGCAGGTGTTTGGTGGCAATGTCATCCGTGCGGAGCATCTAATGCATGGCAAGACATCTCCTGTACTACATGCTGAAGTAGGTTTGCATAAGGGAATGCCAAATCCATTTCAAGCAACTCGCTACCATTCGCTTATTGTAGAAAAGGAAACATTGCCGGCATGTCTTGAAGTGACAGCATGGACAGAACAGGGTGAAATTATGGGGCTACGTCATAAGGAATACCCAATAGAGGGTGTACAATATCATCCAGAGTCTATTATGACAGAGCAAGGTAAAAAGCTACTACGTCAATTTATAGACTTATATGTAGGGGAAGTGAAATAA
- the pabC gene encoding aminodeoxychorismate lyase, with the protein MQCWMNGNYMAAQDLRISPFDHGFLYGLGFFETFRTYGGQVFDWEAHMTRLQEALSQYRIHLPYTEQALLDVVQQLNQQADGQDGYFRLNVSAGEHAIGLQPIAYQQPNVIIFRKELQNPPRGTEKTAQWLTTPRNTPEQALRFKSHHYGNNVLGRFEVPSLAQHEGFFVTQEGYIAEGVTSNIFWVKNDILYTPSLKTGILPGIIRAWVIQKAKMLGLEVREGFFPKQDIRQSTECFITNSIQELVPISSLEQQQFLGNKGLVYSCLHEAFVKEVECLHA; encoded by the coding sequence ATGCAATGCTGGATGAATGGTAATTATATGGCTGCACAGGATTTACGAATTTCTCCCTTTGACCATGGGTTTTTATATGGGTTAGGTTTTTTTGAAACGTTTCGCACATATGGTGGTCAGGTATTTGACTGGGAAGCGCATATGACAAGACTTCAAGAGGCGTTATCGCAATATCGCATTCATTTACCATATACAGAGCAGGCTTTATTGGACGTTGTACAGCAATTAAATCAACAGGCGGATGGTCAGGATGGCTACTTCCGTCTAAATGTATCGGCTGGAGAACATGCTATTGGATTACAGCCAATAGCCTATCAACAGCCAAATGTCATTATTTTTCGTAAAGAATTACAAAACCCACCTCGTGGCACTGAAAAGACGGCTCAGTGGCTAACAACACCACGTAATACACCCGAGCAAGCATTACGGTTTAAATCACATCATTATGGAAATAACGTACTTGGGCGTTTTGAAGTCCCATCACTTGCTCAGCATGAGGGCTTTTTTGTAACGCAAGAAGGTTATATAGCAGAAGGTGTAACATCAAATATATTTTGGGTGAAAAATGATATACTATATACGCCTTCCTTGAAGACAGGCATTTTACCGGGTATTATTCGAGCGTGGGTTATACAAAAAGCTAAAATGTTAGGTCTTGAAGTGAGAGAAGGCTTCTTTCCGAAGCAAGATATAAGGCAAAGTACAGAATGCTTTATTACGAATTCTATACAAGAGCTTGTGCCTATTAGTAGCTTAGAACAACAGCAATTTCTAGGCAATAAAGGGCTTGTTTATTCATGTTTACATGAGGCATTTGTAAAAGAAGTGGAGTGTTTACATGCTTGA